A stretch of the Archangium violaceum genome encodes the following:
- a CDS encoding chloride channel protein encodes MSLNKRARSFGQWLALGSVVGAVCGVASAVFLYLLDQATHFRTSHEAIVHTLPLAGLVLGALYARWGNPIRGGNNLVIDTVHEGDKQIPVRMAPMVLLGTVLTHLFGGSAGREGTAVQMGASLADAVAHRFRVSPDTRRELLAAGIAGGFGSVFGTPIAGTVFGLEVVCVGRMSYEALVPALVASVVGDLVTRSLGIHHTVYPTPAALPLTPGVLGKWLVFGVAVAGVAVVFVELVHFLKKRLEKSVPSLPLRMALGGALIVVLWKGVGTSDYLGLGVPTIERSFVDPTLPSEAFALKLLFTAITLSAGFLGGEVTPLFFVGAALGNVLARLLGLPLDLAAGVGLAALFGAAANTPLALSLMAVELLGAGVLPHVVIVTVTAYLLTGQRGIYPSQRIARLKHGGPLLSRLVPLRDVESQPDPPPGEQPPSEPPATREGSR; translated from the coding sequence GTGTCCCTGAACAAGCGCGCGCGTTCCTTCGGGCAGTGGCTCGCCCTCGGCTCCGTGGTGGGTGCCGTGTGCGGCGTGGCCTCGGCGGTGTTCCTGTATTTGTTGGATCAGGCCACGCACTTCCGGACCTCGCACGAGGCCATCGTCCATACCCTGCCGCTGGCGGGCCTCGTCCTCGGTGCGCTCTACGCCCGATGGGGAAACCCCATCCGGGGCGGTAACAACCTCGTCATCGACACGGTGCACGAAGGTGACAAGCAGATTCCCGTGCGCATGGCGCCCATGGTGCTGCTGGGGACGGTGCTCACCCATCTCTTCGGAGGCAGCGCCGGGCGCGAGGGCACCGCCGTGCAGATGGGGGCGAGCCTCGCCGACGCCGTGGCGCACCGCTTCCGCGTGTCGCCCGACACCCGCCGCGAGCTGCTCGCCGCCGGCATCGCCGGGGGCTTCGGCTCCGTCTTCGGCACGCCCATCGCGGGCACCGTCTTCGGGCTCGAGGTCGTCTGCGTGGGGCGCATGAGCTACGAGGCCCTCGTCCCGGCGCTGGTGGCCTCGGTGGTGGGGGACCTCGTCACCCGCTCGCTCGGCATCCACCACACGGTGTACCCCACGCCGGCGGCGCTGCCCCTCACGCCGGGGGTGCTCGGCAAGTGGCTCGTCTTCGGTGTCGCGGTGGCGGGGGTGGCCGTGGTGTTCGTGGAGCTGGTCCACTTCCTCAAGAAGCGGCTGGAGAAGAGCGTCCCATCCCTCCCCCTGCGCATGGCCCTGGGCGGGGCCCTGATCGTCGTGCTCTGGAAGGGGGTGGGCACGAGCGACTACCTCGGCCTGGGCGTGCCCACCATCGAACGCTCCTTCGTGGACCCCACCCTTCCGTCCGAGGCCTTCGCCCTCAAGCTGCTCTTCACCGCCATCACGCTGAGCGCCGGCTTCCTCGGGGGCGAGGTAACCCCCCTCTTCTTCGTGGGCGCGGCGCTCGGCAACGTGCTGGCCCGGCTGCTCGGTCTGCCGCTGGACCTGGCGGCGGGCGTGGGGCTCGCCGCGCTCTTCGGGGCCGCGGCCAACACTCCGCTGGCCCTGTCCCTCATGGCCGTGGAGCTGCTCGGGGCGGGCGTCCTCCCCCACGTCGTCATCGTCACCGTCACCGCCTACCTCCTCACGGGGCAGCGGGGCATCTACCCTTCGCAGCGCATCGCGCGCCTCAAGCACGGAGGGCCGCTGCTCTCGCGGCTGGTCCCCCTGCGGGACGTGGAGTCCCAGCCCGATCCCCCTCCCGGGGAGCAACCCCCATCGGAGCCACCAGCGACGCGCGAGGGCTCCCGTTAG
- a CDS encoding SpoIIE family protein phosphatase, protein MTGTIVAPLEAGELPDVAAIRGLRLDQLLFVTTGVLVGVIVGLLASVAWVSTKSQFEETSGRFTEQVQNQATELGQTLSHTLSLTSATSLRDNNYAFLSEVARSIIADNPNILRVQIYDADSQLAADSSPEAKLGTSTERKPERRWASALYQGKPIIEYQEPIDYGSQSGQGVVVISYSLESLQKQLHELETSKQESLRRNTTTMAGLGVGFLLVAGVLVAIQSRRITRPLGVLTGKVMQLAAGDLGARAEVVRGAGREVTTLGVVFNHMAERINVLLEDVRAKAQLERDVSLARTVQETLLPGREGFQAGPLRIAGLVVTADACGGDWWTRAALDDRRVVIGIGDVTGHGLATALVATSATSGFAAAMTMRPPAEISAQLLITSLNVTMAHVGRGEHQMSSALAVIDVQTGVIDYASGGHPSPIVFNRNTRQVASLPARGALLGASASSQYASRQAQLRPGDVIVWYTDGLTESRDASQKQYGTQRLASALQVNAHLSAEALRDAILADARAFSAGLKAQDDITVVVAEFSPASP, encoded by the coding sequence ATGACGGGCACCATCGTGGCCCCCCTGGAAGCCGGCGAGCTCCCCGATGTGGCCGCCATCCGCGGGCTCCGGTTGGATCAGCTCCTCTTCGTCACCACCGGCGTGCTGGTGGGCGTCATCGTGGGCCTGCTCGCCTCCGTGGCCTGGGTGTCCACCAAGTCCCAGTTCGAGGAGACGTCGGGGCGCTTCACCGAGCAGGTCCAGAACCAGGCCACCGAGCTCGGCCAGACGCTCAGCCATACCCTGTCGCTCACCTCGGCCACCTCGCTGCGCGACAACAACTACGCCTTCCTCTCCGAGGTGGCGCGCTCCATCATCGCCGACAACCCCAACATCCTCCGCGTGCAGATCTACGACGCGGACAGCCAGCTCGCGGCGGACTCGTCGCCGGAGGCGAAGCTGGGCACCTCCACCGAGCGCAAGCCGGAGCGGCGCTGGGCCAGCGCGCTCTACCAGGGCAAGCCCATCATCGAGTACCAGGAGCCCATCGACTACGGCTCCCAGAGCGGCCAGGGCGTGGTCGTCATCAGCTATTCGCTGGAGTCCCTGCAGAAGCAGCTCCACGAGCTGGAGACGTCCAAGCAGGAGTCGCTGCGCCGCAACACCACCACCATGGCCGGACTGGGTGTGGGCTTCCTGCTGGTGGCCGGTGTGCTGGTGGCCATCCAGAGCCGCCGCATCACCCGGCCCCTGGGCGTGCTCACCGGCAAGGTGATGCAGCTGGCCGCTGGAGACCTGGGCGCGCGCGCCGAGGTGGTGCGGGGCGCCGGGCGCGAGGTGACCACGCTCGGGGTGGTGTTCAACCACATGGCCGAGCGCATCAACGTGCTGCTCGAGGACGTGCGCGCCAAGGCCCAGCTCGAGCGCGACGTGTCGCTCGCGCGCACCGTGCAGGAGACGCTCCTTCCCGGCCGCGAGGGCTTCCAGGCGGGCCCGCTGCGCATCGCCGGCCTCGTCGTCACCGCGGACGCGTGCGGCGGCGACTGGTGGACGCGCGCCGCCCTGGATGATCGGCGCGTGGTGATCGGCATCGGCGACGTCACCGGCCACGGCCTCGCCACCGCCCTGGTGGCCACCAGCGCCACCAGCGGCTTCGCCGCGGCCATGACGATGCGCCCGCCCGCGGAGATCTCCGCCCAACTCCTCATCACCTCGCTCAACGTCACCATGGCCCACGTGGGCCGGGGCGAGCACCAGATGTCGAGCGCGCTGGCCGTCATCGACGTGCAGACGGGCGTCATCGACTACGCGAGCGGCGGCCACCCCAGCCCCATCGTCTTCAACCGCAATACCCGCCAGGTGGCCTCGCTGCCGGCGCGCGGCGCGCTGCTGGGCGCCTCCGCCAGCTCCCAGTACGCCTCGCGCCAGGCCCAGCTGCGGCCCGGTGACGTCATCGTGTGGTACACGGACGGCCTCACCGAGTCCCGTGACGCCAGCCAGAAGCAATACGGTACCCAGCGCCTGGCCTCCGCCCTCCAGGTCAACGCCCACCTGTCCGCCGAGGCCCTGCGCGATGCCATCCTGGCCGATGCGCGTGCTTTCAGCGCCGGCCTCAAGGCGCAGGATGACATCACCGTGGTCGTCGCCGAGTTCAGCCCCGCCTCCCCATGA